A window of Mangifera indica cultivar Alphonso chromosome 13, CATAS_Mindica_2.1, whole genome shotgun sequence contains these coding sequences:
- the LOC123194740 gene encoding VIN3-like protein 2 isoform X1 — protein MSMDSSSFEGVAADSSRCSKMSMEEKRELVYELSKRSHVASELLQTWTRQEILQILCAELGKERKYTGLTKLKIIENLLKLVSEKNSGEREVKTEAELLSSPFSSQRASKKQRKIENPSRLPVPVNEPAINTGGNDIVNAIYCKNSACRATLRVEDAFCKRCSCCICHQYDDNKDPSLWLTCSTEPPFEGESCGMSCHLECALKNERSGIGKGRCFPGLDGSFYCVSCGKVNDLLGCWRKQLMVAKDTRRVDILCYRVSLGQKLLHGTDKYQSLSKIVDDAIKMLEAEVGPLTGLPVKMGRGIVNRLSSGPEIQKLCASALQSLEEMISNTILPNPARKDSNLIVPNMVRVEDVHATSLTVVLGSEDPSPVINISYSLWHRKAHEDYPVRPTCTLFSPNPRFAVTGLTPATDYQFKVVSLVGTKELGKCEVWFSTDSTRADVTNPITERSHSPATNYSSLSNSSSVEDETNNVTLARDQNDDRVDNYFTYCKDTDKVASAHISDEAVDCDVLVEGATPPDAVSLLEEERAINIDGSMPNSDVRKLENKHLPKGQFIEEMSTDNGLDNPVPTGMECVPYVGTSEASLPITPCKIEILKDGQGRNARSKSSNEDMENRIGKGDEPQDNSTSKKRSAERKEKECTVNGASDRDFEHCVKVIRWLECEGHIERNFRQKFLTWYSLRATSQEVRIVKVFIDTFVGDPASLAEQLVDTFSDCISSKRSSVVPAGFCMKLWH, from the exons ATGTCTATGGATTCTTCCTCTTTTGAGG GAGTTGCAGCTGATTCATCAAGATGCAGTAAGATGAGTATGGAGGAGAAGAGGGAACTAGTTTATGAATTATCGAAGCGATCACATGTTGCCTCTGAACTGCTACAGACATGGACCCGTCAGGAGATTTTACAGATCCTATGTGCAGAGTTGGGAAAAGAGAGGAAATATACTGGCTTGACTAAGTTGAAAATCATAGAAAACCTTCTGAAACTTGTTTCTGAAAAGAATTCAGGGGAACGTGAGGTGAAAACTGAGGCTGAGCTTCTGTCTTCTCCTTTTTCCTCTCAGAGAGCATCCAAAAAGCAGaggaaaattgaaaacccttcTCGGCTCCCTGTTCCAGTGAATGAACCTGCTATCAACACTGGTGGCAATGACATAGTTAATGCTATATATTGTAAGAACTCGGCTTGCAGGGCTACCTTAAGAGTAGAAGATGCATTTTGCAAGCGGTGTTCATGCTGTATCTGCCATCAGTATGATGACAATAAGGACCCTAGCCTGTGGTTAACTTGCAGCACAGAACCTCCATTTGAAGGGGAGTCATGTGGCATGTCTTGCCATTTGGAGTGTGCCCTGAAAAATGAAAGATCTGGAATTGGAAAAGGTAGATGCTTTCCGGGACTTGATGGGAGCTTTTATTGTGTGTCATGCGGAAAAGTAAATGATTTACTTGG ATGCTGGAGAAAACAACTTATGGTGGCAAAGGATACTAGACGAGTGGACATACTGTGTTATCGAGTCTCCTTGGGCCAGAAACTTCTTCATGGGACTGACAAGTATCAAAGTCTCTCTAAGATTGTAGATGATGCTATCAAGATGCTTGAAGCTGAAGTGGGTCCATTAACTGGTCTACCTGTCAAGATGGGTAGGGGTATTGTCAACAGGCTTTCTTCAGGGCCGGAAATTCAGAAACTCTGTGCTTCTGCTTTGCAGTCATTGGAGGAAATGATTTCCAACACCATCTTGCCCAATCCTGCAAGAAAAG attcaaatttgattGTTCCCAACATGGTTAGAGTGGAAGATGTTCATGCAACATCCCTTACTGTCGTATTGGGTTCAGAAGATCCTTCCCCCGTGATTAATATTTCTTACAGCTTATGGCATCGCAAGGCTCACGAAGACTATCCAGTTAGGCCTACTTGTACATTGTTTTCACCAAACCCGAGGTTTGCTGTCACAGGACTTACTCCAGCTACAGATTATCAGTTCAAAGTTGTTTCCTTAGTTGGTACAAAAGAGTTGGGTAAATGTGAAGTTTGGTTCTCAACTGACAGTACCAGGGCTGATGTAACGAACCCAATAACGGAAAGAAGTCACAGCCCAGCTACAAACTATAGCAGTCTTTCTAATTCATCATCTGTAGAAGACGAAACCAATAACGTCACTCTGGCCAGGGACCAAAATGATGATCGAGTGGACAATTACTTTACTTACTGCAAGGACACTGATAAAGTAGCTTCTGCTCATATATCCGATGAAGCTGTTGACTGTGATGTTCTGGTTGAAGGAGCAACCCCGCCAGATGCAGTTTCTCTGTTGGAAGAAGAGCGTGCCATCAATATAGATGGCTCTATGCCTAATTCTGATGTCCGAAAGCTTGAGAACAAGCATCTTCCAAAGGGCCAATTCATTGAGGAGATGAGTACTGATAATGGGTTAGATAATCCAGTGCCAACTGGCATGGAATGTGTGCCATATGTAGGTACTTCAGAAGCTAGCTTGCCGATTACACCCTGCAAGATAGAAATACTCAAGGATGGACAGGGAAGGAATGCAAGGTCCAAATCAAGCAACGAGGATATGGAAAATAGGATCGGCAAAGGAGACGAGCCCCAAGATAACAGCACATCAAAAAAGAGAAGTGctgaaaggaaagaaaaggagtGTACTGTGAACGGTGCTTCAGACAGAGATTTTGAGCACTGTGTGAAGGTGATCAGATGGCTAGAGTGTGAGGGACATATAGAAAGGAACTTTAGGCAGAAATTCTTGACTTGGTACAGCTTGAGAGCAACCTCACAGGAGGTAAGGATTGTAAAAGTGTTTATTGATACCTTTGTTGGAGATCCAGCATCTCTTGCAGAGCAACTTGTGGATACCTTTTCAGATTGCATCTCAAGCAAGAGATCCTCAGTTGTGCCTGCTGGATTCTGCATGAAGCTTTGGCATTGA
- the LOC123194740 gene encoding VIN3-like protein 2 isoform X2, giving the protein MSMEEKRELVYELSKRSHVASELLQTWTRQEILQILCAELGKERKYTGLTKLKIIENLLKLVSEKNSGEREVKTEAELLSSPFSSQRASKKQRKIENPSRLPVPVNEPAINTGGNDIVNAIYCKNSACRATLRVEDAFCKRCSCCICHQYDDNKDPSLWLTCSTEPPFEGESCGMSCHLECALKNERSGIGKGRCFPGLDGSFYCVSCGKVNDLLGCWRKQLMVAKDTRRVDILCYRVSLGQKLLHGTDKYQSLSKIVDDAIKMLEAEVGPLTGLPVKMGRGIVNRLSSGPEIQKLCASALQSLEEMISNTILPNPARKDSNLIVPNMVRVEDVHATSLTVVLGSEDPSPVINISYSLWHRKAHEDYPVRPTCTLFSPNPRFAVTGLTPATDYQFKVVSLVGTKELGKCEVWFSTDSTRADVTNPITERSHSPATNYSSLSNSSSVEDETNNVTLARDQNDDRVDNYFTYCKDTDKVASAHISDEAVDCDVLVEGATPPDAVSLLEEERAINIDGSMPNSDVRKLENKHLPKGQFIEEMSTDNGLDNPVPTGMECVPYVGTSEASLPITPCKIEILKDGQGRNARSKSSNEDMENRIGKGDEPQDNSTSKKRSAERKEKECTVNGASDRDFEHCVKVIRWLECEGHIERNFRQKFLTWYSLRATSQEVRIVKVFIDTFVGDPASLAEQLVDTFSDCISSKRSSVVPAGFCMKLWH; this is encoded by the exons ATGAGTATGGAGGAGAAGAGGGAACTAGTTTATGAATTATCGAAGCGATCACATGTTGCCTCTGAACTGCTACAGACATGGACCCGTCAGGAGATTTTACAGATCCTATGTGCAGAGTTGGGAAAAGAGAGGAAATATACTGGCTTGACTAAGTTGAAAATCATAGAAAACCTTCTGAAACTTGTTTCTGAAAAGAATTCAGGGGAACGTGAGGTGAAAACTGAGGCTGAGCTTCTGTCTTCTCCTTTTTCCTCTCAGAGAGCATCCAAAAAGCAGaggaaaattgaaaacccttcTCGGCTCCCTGTTCCAGTGAATGAACCTGCTATCAACACTGGTGGCAATGACATAGTTAATGCTATATATTGTAAGAACTCGGCTTGCAGGGCTACCTTAAGAGTAGAAGATGCATTTTGCAAGCGGTGTTCATGCTGTATCTGCCATCAGTATGATGACAATAAGGACCCTAGCCTGTGGTTAACTTGCAGCACAGAACCTCCATTTGAAGGGGAGTCATGTGGCATGTCTTGCCATTTGGAGTGTGCCCTGAAAAATGAAAGATCTGGAATTGGAAAAGGTAGATGCTTTCCGGGACTTGATGGGAGCTTTTATTGTGTGTCATGCGGAAAAGTAAATGATTTACTTGG ATGCTGGAGAAAACAACTTATGGTGGCAAAGGATACTAGACGAGTGGACATACTGTGTTATCGAGTCTCCTTGGGCCAGAAACTTCTTCATGGGACTGACAAGTATCAAAGTCTCTCTAAGATTGTAGATGATGCTATCAAGATGCTTGAAGCTGAAGTGGGTCCATTAACTGGTCTACCTGTCAAGATGGGTAGGGGTATTGTCAACAGGCTTTCTTCAGGGCCGGAAATTCAGAAACTCTGTGCTTCTGCTTTGCAGTCATTGGAGGAAATGATTTCCAACACCATCTTGCCCAATCCTGCAAGAAAAG attcaaatttgattGTTCCCAACATGGTTAGAGTGGAAGATGTTCATGCAACATCCCTTACTGTCGTATTGGGTTCAGAAGATCCTTCCCCCGTGATTAATATTTCTTACAGCTTATGGCATCGCAAGGCTCACGAAGACTATCCAGTTAGGCCTACTTGTACATTGTTTTCACCAAACCCGAGGTTTGCTGTCACAGGACTTACTCCAGCTACAGATTATCAGTTCAAAGTTGTTTCCTTAGTTGGTACAAAAGAGTTGGGTAAATGTGAAGTTTGGTTCTCAACTGACAGTACCAGGGCTGATGTAACGAACCCAATAACGGAAAGAAGTCACAGCCCAGCTACAAACTATAGCAGTCTTTCTAATTCATCATCTGTAGAAGACGAAACCAATAACGTCACTCTGGCCAGGGACCAAAATGATGATCGAGTGGACAATTACTTTACTTACTGCAAGGACACTGATAAAGTAGCTTCTGCTCATATATCCGATGAAGCTGTTGACTGTGATGTTCTGGTTGAAGGAGCAACCCCGCCAGATGCAGTTTCTCTGTTGGAAGAAGAGCGTGCCATCAATATAGATGGCTCTATGCCTAATTCTGATGTCCGAAAGCTTGAGAACAAGCATCTTCCAAAGGGCCAATTCATTGAGGAGATGAGTACTGATAATGGGTTAGATAATCCAGTGCCAACTGGCATGGAATGTGTGCCATATGTAGGTACTTCAGAAGCTAGCTTGCCGATTACACCCTGCAAGATAGAAATACTCAAGGATGGACAGGGAAGGAATGCAAGGTCCAAATCAAGCAACGAGGATATGGAAAATAGGATCGGCAAAGGAGACGAGCCCCAAGATAACAGCACATCAAAAAAGAGAAGTGctgaaaggaaagaaaaggagtGTACTGTGAACGGTGCTTCAGACAGAGATTTTGAGCACTGTGTGAAGGTGATCAGATGGCTAGAGTGTGAGGGACATATAGAAAGGAACTTTAGGCAGAAATTCTTGACTTGGTACAGCTTGAGAGCAACCTCACAGGAGGTAAGGATTGTAAAAGTGTTTATTGATACCTTTGTTGGAGATCCAGCATCTCTTGCAGAGCAACTTGTGGATACCTTTTCAGATTGCATCTCAAGCAAGAGATCCTCAGTTGTGCCTGCTGGATTCTGCATGAAGCTTTGGCATTGA
- the LOC123194979 gene encoding pentatricopeptide repeat-containing protein At5g66520-like: MNQLKQIHAQTITNGISRFTFITSKILAFCALSPHASDLHYAQTLFNRIPTPHVFDFNSMIRGFLQSSKPEMGLFVYRKMLSLGIAPNARTFTVLAKACFSLFLLDMVHVHVLKLGHICDVFVTSSVVSMYANFGLMDKACAVFDANLNRNVACWTSLISGYCGNGFVSEAREVFDSMPERNDVACSAMVSGYVKNHCFNEAIGLFQELKSFDNVKLNASLLVSVLNACAVVGAFREGKWVHDFVDKNHFEYELELGTAFIDFYAKCGCIENACEIFNKMVYRDVMTWSVMILGLAMHGMNDAGLELFQEMEKRGPKPNAVTFVGVLTVCNHQTLVSEAWRLFSRMCKVYGIHPLIEHYGCMVDLLVRAGLVKEAEILIKSMPMEPDGAIWGSLLHGCVMRGQIDLVERVGRLVIELEPQHGGRYVLLANIYASMGCWEDVIRLRKLMKDREVVTVSAWSFIEVDGVFHKFVVDDKSHSHRADIYKTLNLLRKELEGFSVANVALLS; this comes from the coding sequence ATGAACCAACTGAAACAAATCCATGCACAGACAATCACAAATGGTATCTCTCGTTTCACCTTCATAACCAGCAAAATCTTAGCTTTTTGCGCCCTATCACCACATGCTAGTGATTTACACTATGCGCAGACTCTTTTCAATCGTATTCCAACACCCCATGTCTTTGATTTCAATTCCATGATACGGGGTTTTTTGCAAAGCTCAAAACCTGAAATGGGTCTCTTTGTTTACAGAAAAATGTTAAGTCTTGGCATTGCACCAAATGCTAGAACTTTCACGGTTTTAGCTAAggcttgtttttctttatttttgcttgATATGGTTCATGTTCATGTGCTTAAATTGGGACATATTTGTGACGTTTTTGTTACTAGTTCTGTTGTAAGTATGTACGCTAATTTTGGATTAATGGATAAAGCTTGTGCTGTGTTTGATGCTAATTTGAACAGGAATGTGGCTTGTTGGACTAGTTTGATTAGTGGGTATTGTGGTAATGGTTTTGTTTCTGAAGCGCGCGAAGTGTTTGATTCAATGCCTGAGAGAAATGATGTTGCTTGTAGTGCAATGGTTTCTGGGTATGTGAAAAACCATTGTTTTAATGAGGCAATTGGGTTGTTTCAGGAGTTGAAGAGTTTTGATAATGTGAAGCTTAATGCGTCTCTTTTGGTCAGTGTTCTTAATGCTTGTGCAGTTGTAGGTGCATTTAGAGAAGGGAAATGGGTCCATGATTTTGTAGATAAAAATCATTTTGAGTATGAACTTGAGTTGGGAACTGCATTTATCGACTTCTATGCAAAGTGTGGGTGCATTGAGAATGCTTGTGAAATTTTCAATAAGATGGTGTATAGAGATGTAATGACTTGGAGTGTGATGATATTAGGGCTGGCCATGCACGGGATGAATGATGCAGGACTTGAACTTTTCCAGGAGATGGAAAAAAGGGGACCTAAACCTAATGCTGTGACTTTTGTTGGAGTTCTTACTGTGTGTAATCATCAAACATTGGTTAGTGAAGCATGGCGGTTATTCAGTCGGATGTGTAAAGTTTATGGAATTCATCCTCTGATTGAGCATTATGGGTGCATGGTTGATCTATTGGTTCGAGCTGGACTAGTTAAGGAGGCTGAGATATTGATAAAGAGTATGCCAATGGAACCTGATGGAGCTATATGGGGATCATTGCTACATGGATGTGTAATGCGTGGTCAAATTGACTTAGTTGAGCGGGTGGGAAGGCTTGTGATTGAGTTAGAGCCACAACACGGTGGACGGTATGTCCTTCTAGCCAACATCTATGCCTCTATGGGTTGCTGGGAAGATGTGATAAGACTCAGGAAACTGATGAAAGATAGGGAAGTAGTCACAGTTTCTGCTTGGAGCTTCATTGAGGTTGATGGGGTTTTTCATAAGTTTGTAGTTGATGATAAATCTCATTCTCATCGGGCAGACATCTACAAAACATTGAATTTACTGAGAAAGGAACTT